A genomic region of Planococcus kocurii contains the following coding sequences:
- the tilS gene encoding tRNA lysidine(34) synthetase TilS, producing the protein MKNFQELLMHYSKKHKLFQEGDKVLVGCSGGIDSMVLLHFLNAQKEELGISVVAVHVDHMLRGEESHQDHLFTQATAMRWGVECFSRAIPILKILEEQGGNKQQLCRSERYAYFLKIMKQTGANKFATAHHADDQLETILMSGLRGSLQDGAFGIQASRPFGDGFLIRPQLAVDKERILAYANFYEIPYREDSSNSEITYARNRLRKRILPLLKEENKEVSQNFVELAEDMQQDQQFLQELTKDKLQRLIQRRDGAIMLSAKSFRVEARALQKRMVLLLLNYLYNPKRVPVTRQLVEQLQEMMQSSSGTVFLHLPQNYIATRQYDLVVFKQQSLRQQDTLAPIAIEADWTPVYSGYRYKIMPTAQFGKVENAVIWYFQAPKDSTFFLRSREPGDRIQLAGMDQPKKLARLMIDEKIPTPRRENWPVIATDTNELLLVPGLRSSSVISQHKRGGDNWVLIEQLYSM; encoded by the coding sequence ATGAAAAACTTTCAAGAGTTACTGATGCACTATAGTAAAAAGCATAAGTTATTTCAAGAAGGAGACAAGGTGCTTGTCGGTTGTTCAGGTGGAATCGATTCCATGGTGTTACTTCATTTTTTGAATGCACAAAAAGAGGAACTGGGTATTTCAGTTGTGGCAGTTCATGTAGACCATATGCTAAGAGGCGAAGAATCGCATCAAGATCATCTGTTTACACAAGCAACAGCTATGCGGTGGGGAGTTGAATGCTTTAGTCGAGCTATTCCGATTCTAAAAATTTTAGAAGAACAAGGCGGCAATAAGCAGCAATTGTGCCGATCCGAACGCTATGCCTACTTCTTGAAAATCATGAAGCAGACGGGCGCCAATAAGTTTGCTACAGCGCATCATGCAGACGATCAACTTGAGACAATCCTCATGTCAGGGTTGAGAGGCAGTCTTCAAGATGGTGCTTTTGGCATTCAAGCGAGCCGGCCTTTCGGAGACGGTTTTTTAATTCGTCCTCAATTGGCGGTAGATAAAGAGCGAATTTTAGCTTACGCCAATTTTTATGAAATTCCGTACCGAGAAGATTCGAGTAATAGTGAAATAACATATGCACGGAATCGCTTGCGCAAGCGGATTTTACCACTTCTCAAAGAAGAGAATAAAGAAGTCTCTCAGAATTTCGTAGAACTCGCTGAAGACATGCAGCAAGATCAGCAATTTCTTCAGGAGTTGACTAAAGACAAACTGCAACGGTTGATTCAGAGAAGAGATGGAGCAATTATGTTGTCTGCCAAAAGTTTCAGAGTTGAAGCGCGTGCTTTACAAAAAAGAATGGTTCTACTACTATTAAACTATCTATATAATCCGAAGCGAGTTCCTGTGACGAGACAACTGGTCGAACAACTGCAGGAAATGATGCAAAGTTCATCTGGCACTGTCTTTTTGCATTTGCCGCAAAATTATATAGCAACACGTCAATACGATTTAGTTGTCTTCAAACAGCAATCGCTAAGGCAACAGGATACACTCGCACCTATTGCTATTGAAGCGGACTGGACACCCGTTTACAGCGGATATCGTTACAAAATAATGCCTACTGCGCAATTTGGAAAAGTTGAAAACGCCGTAATTTGGTATTTTCAAGCACCAAAAGATTCTACATTCTTTTTGCGGAGCAGAGAACCGGGTGATCGGATTCAGCTAGCTGGGATGGATCAGCCAAAAAAACTGGCACGTTTAATGATTGATGAAAAAATCCCTACGCCTAGGAGAGAAAATTGGCCTGTCATTGCGACGGACACAAATGAACTGTTATTAGTGCCAGGCTTACGGTCATCTTCCGTAATTAGTCAGCATAAGCGCGGTGGAGATAATTGGGTACTAATTGAACAATTATATAGCATGTAA
- the mazG gene encoding nucleoside triphosphate pyrophosphohydrolase, with the protein MNTIHIIGLGAGDLDQLPLGVYKKLKAAVDLYVRTEDHPVLTELVQEGVAFTSFDAVYEKHDSFSPVYAEIAETLIDLSEKESVIYAVPGHPLVAEQTVQNLIEAEKAGRCQLVIEGGHSFLDSLFGALRIDPIEGFQLMDGTEMTSDQVNMTQHLLIAQVYDSFSASEVKLTLMEKYPDEYPVTIVTAAGSKDEVLQTVPLHELDRVAEVTNLTTVYVPPAAQQTQRLKEWQTFRSIVAKLRSPEGCPWDREQTHESLSPYLIEEAHELLQAIQEGDDEAIADELGDVLLQVFLHAQIGQDNGYFQLEDVLEAVSAKMIRRHPHVFGDVSVDDSEQVIANWQEIKAQEKPAADSVLEGQERFSSSLTTSFNYQKKAAKIGFSWPDAAAAWDKFQEELKEFQQEIANGSKARQLDELGDLLFTLVNLARFFDLSPEEAMMQANQKFKSRFHYVEQQVTQGTGDFSDYSLEQLAAFWNQAKLLARKED; encoded by the coding sequence ATGAATACAATTCACATTATTGGCCTCGGTGCAGGAGATTTAGACCAATTGCCGCTCGGTGTCTATAAAAAATTAAAAGCGGCAGTTGACTTATATGTACGAACCGAGGATCACCCTGTATTGACAGAACTTGTCCAAGAAGGCGTAGCGTTCACAAGTTTCGATGCGGTTTATGAAAAACACGATAGCTTTAGTCCGGTATATGCAGAAATTGCAGAAACCTTGATCGACTTGTCTGAAAAAGAATCAGTCATTTATGCAGTGCCAGGTCATCCATTGGTTGCCGAGCAAACAGTGCAAAATTTGATTGAGGCAGAAAAAGCGGGACGTTGCCAATTGGTTATTGAAGGCGGGCATAGTTTCTTAGATTCTTTGTTTGGTGCGCTTCGTATTGACCCAATCGAAGGTTTTCAATTGATGGATGGCACCGAAATGACCAGCGACCAAGTAAATATGACGCAGCATTTATTGATCGCACAAGTATATGACAGCTTTAGCGCCTCTGAAGTAAAGTTAACGCTGATGGAAAAATACCCGGATGAGTATCCAGTAACGATTGTGACGGCTGCCGGTTCTAAAGATGAAGTGCTACAGACCGTACCGCTTCATGAATTAGACCGCGTAGCAGAAGTGACGAATTTGACGACTGTCTACGTACCGCCAGCTGCACAACAAACGCAGCGCTTAAAAGAATGGCAAACTTTCCGCAGTATTGTTGCGAAACTGAGAAGCCCTGAAGGCTGTCCGTGGGACCGCGAGCAGACGCATGAGTCCCTAAGTCCATATTTGATCGAAGAAGCGCATGAGCTGCTTCAGGCAATTCAAGAAGGTGATGATGAAGCGATTGCTGATGAATTGGGCGATGTATTGCTGCAAGTGTTCTTGCATGCTCAAATCGGTCAAGATAACGGCTATTTCCAATTAGAAGATGTACTTGAAGCGGTTAGTGCGAAAATGATTCGTCGTCACCCGCACGTTTTTGGTGATGTTTCGGTTGACGATTCCGAGCAAGTTATCGCTAATTGGCAAGAAATCAAAGCACAGGAAAAACCGGCAGCAGATTCTGTATTAGAAGGCCAAGAGCGATTTAGTTCTTCTTTAACAACGTCATTTAATTATCAAAAAAAAGCAGCGAAGATCGGATTCAGTTGGCCGGATGCAGCAGCAGCTTGGGATAAATTTCAAGAAGAATTGAAGGAGTTCCAGCAAGAAATAGCGAATGGTTCCAAAGCTCGTCAATTAGATGAATTGGGTGATTTACTGTTTACCTTAGTGAATCTTGCACGATTCTTTGATTTGTCACCGGAAGAAGCGATGATGCAAGCGAATCAGAAGTTCAAAAGTCGTTTCCATTATGTTGAACAGCAAGTAACACAAGGAACCGGTGATTTTAGTGATTATTCGCTAGAGCAGTTAGCTGCATTTTGGAACCAAGCCAAATTATTGGCAAGAAAGGAAGACTGA
- a CDS encoding RNA-binding S4 domain-containing protein, protein MRLDKFLKVSRLIKRRTLAKQVADQGRILVNGNKAKASSVIKENDELQIRFGQKIVTVRIDRLKEIAKKEEAVTMYTILKEEKLEKVEPEFIDDEA, encoded by the coding sequence ATGAGATTAGATAAATTTCTAAAAGTATCTCGGTTGATTAAACGCCGTACGTTAGCCAAGCAAGTAGCTGACCAAGGTCGCATACTAGTAAATGGCAATAAAGCGAAAGCCAGCTCAGTTATTAAAGAAAATGATGAACTGCAAATTCGTTTTGGTCAAAAAATCGTAACGGTACGTATTGATCGGCTGAAAGAAATAGCGAAAAAAGAAGAAGCTGTTACGATGTACACCATCTTAAAAGAAGAAAAGCTAGAAAAAGTTGAGCCTGAATTTATTGATGACGAAGCGTAA
- a CDS encoding carbamoyl phosphate synthase large subunit — MPKQQQIKKVLVIGSGAIVIGQAAEFDYSGTQACVALKEEGISVILINNNPATIMTDKSISDRVYFEPLTLDSITAIIEKERPDGLLATVGGQTGLNLAMTLSDSGILTQYGVTLLGTDMKAIKQAEDREQFRSLMKQLGEPVPDSDIIYSVEGALAFATSAGYPLIVRPAYTLGGFGGGIAEDEKTYIKLVKQGLSASPIKQCLVEISIAGYKEIEYEVMRDVDGTCITICNMENLDPVGVHTGDSIVVAPSQTLNDKDFHMLRSASIHIIEALGIIGACNVQFALHPETSAYYLIEVNPRVSRSSALASKATGYPIARIAAKLAIGYTLAELKNPVTGTTFASFEPALDYVAVKIPRWPFDQFPQADRVLGTQMKATGEVMAIERSMEAALQKAIRSLELPIDGFRLVALSEFSTEYLCELANKADDRRLFVLFELLLRGKSTDSLHNLTGITPYFLFVMATIVTEWQELQQLDWNSMTRTRLLKAKKLGFSDQQLADLWTIPCSEIWGQRRLWQVTPAYRMIDTCAAEFQSDTNYFYSTWQGVSDVTRAHHKKKVAVVGSGPIRIGQGIEFDYCCVHSVLAAQKLGYEAIMINNNPETVSTDYEVADALYFEPITPEDILNVLDFEGITQVILQFGGQTSLNVAAALQEAGITVLGSTVDLLDQMEDRDRFYAFLESIDLPTIPGKTALDAAAVIPAARALGFPVLLRPSYVIGGRGMIVLHNETELTKWLQQTTMTFPVLVDHFITGKEVEADILTDGEHVWISALFEHVEGTGVHSGDSIAITPPVSLSEKALQELSDTATHVARNMDYTGLFNIQFVYENEQLFVMEINPRASRTAPISSKVTDVPLVQHATALLLGVPFEKLAIGKTYNGQPEYTVKAPVFSHIKLPGLSPILSPEMMSTGEVIGTSPNLDTALAKALNGASVQLAELSSGGTIFVAEQSVDYVDLATWQALGFRIVTETVMPFEDWLKTESKKAYIDFAPDPESTNAKQAAIHRLHVWTRPETVAAFNGTYSSILSLSKGVLAK; from the coding sequence ATGCCTAAACAGCAACAAATCAAAAAAGTGTTAGTCATTGGGTCTGGTGCTATCGTTATCGGCCAGGCAGCAGAGTTCGATTATTCGGGTACACAGGCTTGTGTTGCTTTAAAAGAAGAAGGCATCTCTGTCATTTTAATCAACAATAATCCCGCAACGATTATGACCGACAAATCCATTTCCGATCGAGTCTACTTTGAGCCACTGACTTTGGATAGCATTACTGCCATTATTGAAAAAGAACGTCCCGATGGATTGCTTGCAACAGTTGGCGGTCAAACCGGTTTAAACTTGGCGATGACTTTATCTGATTCGGGCATCCTGACTCAATATGGCGTCACTTTGCTTGGCACTGACATGAAAGCCATCAAGCAAGCCGAAGACCGTGAGCAGTTTCGCTCGTTAATGAAGCAGTTAGGTGAACCTGTTCCAGACAGTGACATCATTTATTCAGTTGAAGGGGCATTAGCATTTGCGACTTCAGCCGGTTACCCTCTCATCGTGCGTCCTGCTTATACGCTCGGCGGCTTTGGTGGTGGAATTGCCGAAGATGAAAAAACCTACATCAAGCTGGTCAAGCAAGGATTAAGTGCCAGTCCTATTAAACAATGTTTAGTAGAAATCAGCATTGCCGGTTATAAAGAAATCGAATATGAAGTAATGCGCGACGTAGATGGCACATGCATCACTATCTGCAATATGGAAAATCTAGATCCTGTTGGTGTACATACCGGTGACTCAATTGTAGTAGCACCCAGTCAAACTTTGAACGACAAAGATTTCCATATGCTGCGTAGCGCGTCTATTCACATTATTGAAGCCCTCGGTATTATCGGCGCTTGCAATGTGCAGTTTGCGCTACACCCGGAAACTTCGGCTTATTATTTAATCGAAGTCAATCCGCGGGTCAGCCGTTCTTCTGCTCTCGCTTCAAAAGCAACCGGTTACCCAATCGCTCGAATCGCTGCGAAATTAGCAATTGGCTATACATTGGCCGAATTGAAAAACCCAGTAACCGGCACGACATTCGCCAGTTTCGAACCCGCATTGGATTATGTGGCGGTCAAAATCCCGCGCTGGCCTTTCGATCAATTTCCACAAGCGGATCGCGTACTCGGCACTCAAATGAAAGCGACTGGCGAAGTAATGGCAATCGAAAGGTCCATGGAAGCGGCCCTGCAAAAAGCGATTCGTTCACTTGAATTGCCAATTGATGGCTTTCGCCTGGTAGCACTTTCGGAATTTTCTACAGAATATTTATGCGAATTAGCAAATAAAGCCGATGATCGTCGTTTGTTCGTACTCTTCGAATTGCTACTACGCGGCAAGTCCACCGACTCGCTTCATAACCTTACAGGCATCACACCCTACTTCTTGTTTGTAATGGCTACTATCGTCACAGAATGGCAAGAGCTTCAGCAATTGGACTGGAACAGCATGACGCGCACTCGTCTTTTGAAGGCCAAAAAGCTCGGTTTCAGTGATCAGCAATTGGCTGACTTATGGACGATTCCTTGTTCAGAGATTTGGGGACAACGCCGACTTTGGCAAGTAACACCCGCTTATCGAATGATCGATACGTGTGCCGCTGAGTTCCAATCGGATACAAATTATTTTTATTCGACATGGCAAGGCGTTTCAGACGTTACACGGGCTCATCACAAGAAAAAAGTAGCAGTTGTGGGTTCTGGACCCATCCGAATCGGACAAGGCATTGAGTTTGACTATTGCTGTGTGCATAGTGTTCTGGCTGCACAAAAGCTAGGCTACGAAGCCATTATGATTAACAACAATCCGGAAACGGTTAGCACTGATTACGAAGTGGCAGACGCTCTTTATTTTGAGCCCATCACACCCGAAGATATTCTCAATGTCTTGGATTTTGAAGGCATTACTCAAGTAATTCTTCAATTCGGTGGGCAAACTTCACTAAACGTTGCGGCGGCCTTGCAAGAAGCAGGCATTACAGTTCTTGGATCGACAGTTGATTTGTTAGATCAAATGGAAGACCGTGATCGTTTTTATGCCTTCCTAGAATCGATCGACTTACCGACAATCCCTGGTAAAACAGCACTTGATGCTGCTGCTGTCATTCCAGCTGCTCGCGCCCTCGGCTTCCCAGTGCTACTGCGACCATCCTATGTTATCGGTGGACGCGGCATGATTGTTTTGCACAACGAAACCGAACTTACCAAATGGTTGCAACAAACAACGATGACATTCCCTGTACTAGTAGATCATTTTATTACCGGTAAAGAAGTCGAAGCCGACATCTTAACCGATGGCGAACATGTCTGGATTTCTGCCTTGTTTGAACATGTTGAAGGAACCGGCGTTCACTCGGGCGATAGCATCGCGATAACGCCACCTGTATCGTTATCGGAAAAGGCACTACAAGAACTTTCTGACACTGCGACGCATGTCGCTAGAAATATGGATTATACCGGCTTATTCAATATTCAATTCGTTTACGAAAACGAACAATTATTTGTCATGGAAATTAACCCACGGGCCTCTCGTACAGCTCCCATTAGCTCCAAAGTGACCGATGTGCCACTCGTTCAACACGCCACGGCTTTATTGCTCGGAGTGCCTTTTGAAAAACTAGCTATCGGAAAAACCTATAACGGACAGCCCGAGTATACGGTTAAAGCACCAGTCTTTTCTCATATTAAATTGCCGGGTCTCTCTCCTATCTTGTCACCTGAAATGATGTCGACAGGTGAAGTGATTGGAACAAGCCCAAATTTAGATACTGCCTTAGCAAAAGCCTTAAACGGCGCTTCCGTTCAATTGGCGGAGCTCTCTTCCGGTGGGACGATTTTTGTTGCAGAACAGTCAGTCGATTACGTAGATCTCGCTACCTGGCAAGCACTGGGCTTTCGTATTGTCACCGAGACCGTTATGCCTTTTGAGGACTGGTTGAAAACGGAATCGAAAAAAGCTTATATCGACTTTGCCCCTGACCCGGAAAGCACGAATGCGAAGCAAGCAGCCATTCACCGTCTCCACGTGTGGACACGTCCTGAAACAGTGGCTGCCTTTAACGGAACCTATTCATCCATTCTCTCACTATCAAAAGGAGTGCTTGCAAAATGA
- a CDS encoding S1 domain-containing RNA-binding protein — protein sequence MSIEVGSKLEGKVTGITNFGAFVQLPTGATGLVHISEVADNYVKDINDHLKVGEMVEVKVMNVEADGKIGLSIRKAKPQPAGGTERPQRPRPSNNRSFERAPKENFETKMAKFLKDSEENMTTLKRATESKRGGRGAKRG from the coding sequence ATGTCGATTGAAGTAGGCAGCAAGTTAGAAGGTAAAGTCACAGGTATTACAAACTTTGGAGCATTTGTTCAGCTTCCAACTGGTGCAACAGGCCTCGTGCATATAAGTGAAGTCGCTGACAACTATGTAAAAGATATTAACGATCATCTTAAAGTTGGCGAAATGGTAGAAGTGAAAGTCATGAATGTAGAAGCAGACGGTAAGATCGGCCTTTCCATTCGTAAAGCGAAGCCACAACCAGCAGGCGGCACAGAACGACCACAACGCCCACGCCCAAGCAATAATCGTTCATTTGAACGCGCTCCAAAAGAGAACTTTGAAACGAAAATGGCAAAGTTCTTGAAAGACAGCGAAGAAAATATGACGACTTTGAAGCGCGCTACTGAATCTAAGCGCGGCGGCAGAGGGGCAAAAAGAGGCTAA
- a CDS encoding carbamoyl phosphate synthase small subunit translates to MTGLLTLSNGTAFKGHWYGKASAIQGEIVFFTGMTGYEEVLTDPSYKDQIIVFSFPLIGQYGIQSLYAQSDVIQVAGIIVSGLYEGPLPDGAISLAEFASSHEVPIFSDVDTRTLIQHVRDSGTMQSQLIHDSSSELEWQAIKTHFFSPIEETEEIQTIGCGSIHIGLIDFHYKSSILKELLKLDCKVTIVPYATPTEKLDSLELDGLLFSNGPGDPAALQQLLPIYRDWAERYPSLGICLGHQVLASAFGAKTTKLVYGHRGANHPVMNMQTKRVSMSSQNHSYVVENDSLTTIPFSVLYKNVNDDSIEGLIHDTLPITTVQFHPEAAPGPTDHLELFQQFLAVIHQQEGAKLYA, encoded by the coding sequence ATGACAGGTTTATTGACATTATCGAATGGGACAGCATTTAAAGGACATTGGTACGGTAAAGCTTCTGCTATTCAAGGAGAAATCGTCTTTTTCACAGGCATGACTGGCTATGAAGAAGTTTTAACAGATCCGTCTTATAAAGACCAAATCATTGTATTTTCCTTTCCACTTATTGGTCAATACGGAATTCAATCTCTGTATGCACAGTCTGACGTTATTCAAGTAGCTGGCATCATTGTTTCAGGATTGTACGAAGGACCACTCCCTGATGGGGCGATTTCACTTGCAGAGTTTGCTAGTAGTCATGAAGTTCCGATTTTCAGCGACGTCGATACACGTACCCTTATTCAACATGTTCGCGACTCCGGAACCATGCAGTCGCAATTAATTCACGATTCCTCGTCTGAGCTAGAGTGGCAAGCTATAAAAACCCACTTTTTTTCACCTATTGAAGAAACTGAAGAAATTCAAACGATCGGCTGTGGCTCTATCCATATAGGATTGATTGATTTTCATTACAAATCCTCCATTTTAAAAGAGCTGCTGAAATTGGATTGTAAAGTAACCATTGTGCCTTACGCAACGCCGACAGAAAAGCTTGATTCACTAGAGCTTGATGGCTTACTTTTCTCCAATGGTCCCGGAGACCCCGCCGCTCTTCAACAGTTGTTGCCTATCTATCGCGACTGGGCTGAGCGCTATCCAAGTCTCGGTATTTGCCTCGGTCATCAAGTACTTGCTTCGGCATTTGGCGCGAAAACAACTAAGCTTGTCTATGGTCATCGCGGAGCCAATCATCCGGTTATGAACATGCAGACAAAACGTGTCAGCATGAGTTCACAAAACCATAGCTATGTGGTCGAAAACGATAGTTTAACCACTATCCCTTTTTCTGTACTTTATAAGAACGTCAACGACGACAGCATTGAAGGGCTCATTCACGATACTTTGCCCATAACTACTGTTCAATTTCATCCAGAAGCAGCACCTGGTCCCACTGATCACCTTGAATTGTTCCAGCAATTTTTGGCGGTGATTCACCAGCAAGAAGGAGCGAAACTATATGCCTAA
- a CDS encoding polysaccharide biosynthesis protein — protein sequence MNNEGTMKTFMKGAVLLTIAGFIVKLLSAIYRVPFQNLVGDQGFYIYQQVYPFVAIFGIWTSYGFAIAISKLLADYNSQSHRAILRIAAIYVAGISVVIFVVMFSGAELLAGWMGDLQLNPLLKVGAFSVLLMAPLAVLKGYFQSANNMAPVAYAQVLEQGIRVTVILAGAWLVVSNGFSLYVAGQLAMLGAAIGGLGAVILLLVYFNRGLKTQNQMLPVRAWPIIKEMTAVSLSVSMSSLILVLFQLVDSFTVFRLLEESGMGRFVAMEQKGIYDRGQPLVQFGILIATSLTLAIVPLVARTSKKDSGRPAEMYARLAFRVSFLFAFAAAVGLTFVMPYVNETLFQTRERSGALIIFSWQIVWMSLLLIMTAMLHGLGKVRVPALLLVTGMVVKVIGNWLLLPVWGVTGAAVAGNIGLMVVVMGLLLYFKRVWPITFAPLSYYGWLFGAALAMSVVVFGWSILADNYLFDHLSSRFGAFLTTATAIPLGALIFMAIIGKSRIITEKEWYIIPFGRKLAKLQLAINSKKKGEKR from the coding sequence TTGAACAATGAAGGCACAATGAAAACATTTATGAAAGGTGCGGTCTTGCTGACGATTGCAGGGTTTATCGTTAAGTTGCTGAGTGCAATTTACCGAGTACCTTTTCAAAATCTTGTAGGAGACCAAGGCTTTTACATTTACCAACAAGTGTATCCGTTTGTTGCGATTTTTGGCATTTGGACTTCTTACGGTTTTGCCATTGCTATTTCCAAATTATTAGCAGACTATAATTCGCAATCACACAGAGCGATTCTTCGCATCGCTGCCATTTATGTAGCAGGCATTTCTGTCGTGATCTTCGTTGTCATGTTTTCAGGTGCCGAATTATTGGCAGGTTGGATGGGGGATCTGCAGTTAAATCCATTACTAAAAGTCGGTGCGTTTTCGGTACTATTGATGGCGCCACTGGCAGTGCTGAAAGGTTATTTTCAGTCCGCCAACAACATGGCGCCAGTTGCATATGCTCAAGTATTGGAACAAGGAATCCGTGTCACCGTTATTTTGGCTGGTGCTTGGCTGGTTGTCTCGAATGGGTTTTCCTTATACGTTGCTGGACAACTGGCAATGCTTGGCGCGGCCATTGGTGGACTTGGTGCAGTTATTTTACTACTGGTTTACTTTAACAGAGGTTTAAAAACGCAGAATCAGATGTTACCGGTTCGTGCTTGGCCCATTATTAAGGAAATGACGGCAGTGAGTTTGAGCGTCAGCATGAGCTCGTTAATTTTGGTACTGTTTCAGCTAGTGGATTCGTTTACGGTTTTTCGTCTGCTCGAGGAAAGCGGCATGGGACGGTTTGTTGCGATGGAGCAAAAAGGGATTTACGATCGAGGGCAACCGCTTGTACAATTCGGTATTTTAATCGCTACTTCACTAACGTTAGCGATTGTTCCCCTAGTCGCAAGAACTTCTAAAAAAGACAGTGGTCGACCAGCTGAAATGTACGCACGTTTAGCTTTTCGTGTCTCGTTTTTATTTGCGTTTGCAGCGGCAGTTGGGCTGACGTTCGTTATGCCATACGTTAATGAAACCTTATTTCAAACGCGTGAACGATCTGGAGCGTTAATTATTTTCAGTTGGCAAATCGTCTGGATGTCACTCCTACTCATTATGACAGCGATGCTTCACGGACTCGGTAAGGTCAGAGTTCCAGCTTTATTGCTAGTGACGGGAATGGTTGTGAAAGTTATCGGTAATTGGTTACTATTGCCTGTCTGGGGAGTAACTGGCGCGGCTGTTGCTGGAAACATTGGTTTGATGGTCGTAGTAATGGGCTTATTGCTTTATTTTAAGCGGGTATGGCCAATAACATTTGCGCCACTTTCCTATTATGGCTGGCTTTTCGGTGCTGCGCTGGCAATGTCTGTCGTAGTATTCGGCTGGTCAATTTTAGCTGATAACTATTTGTTTGATCACTTATCTAGTCGTTTCGGTGCTTTTCTAACAACGGCTACAGCCATTCCACTTGGTGCTTTAATCTTTATGGCAATCATCGGAAAAAGTCGAATCATCACAGAAAAGGAATGGTACATTATTCCGTTCGGCCGCAAACTAGCCAAATTACAATTAGCAATAAATTCAAAGAAAAAAGGTGAAAAGCGATGA
- the argF gene encoding ornithine carbamoyltransferase, whose translation MTMTTPFAPSIIQENFLSLKDYSTDEIMDLLNLAIELKKPENKYLPLLQGKVLGMIFEKSSTRTRVSFEAGMLQLGGNAMFLSSQDTQLGRGETIADTGRVLSGYLDGLMIRTFHQSSVQELADFSSIPVINGLTDDYHPCQVMADLMTILEHFGTLKGKKMAYIGDGNNVANSLMIGAAKVGMDISIASPIAYAPKPEMIALAKQIAQYTGSTIEITDNPEQAVSGSDAIYTDVWASMGQEQETIERFQHFQGFQVNENLVKHAKTDYIFMHCLPAHREEEVTTAILEGPHSVIFQQSENRLHAQKAILVALMADK comes from the coding sequence ATGACAATGACCACCCCATTTGCACCATCGATTATCCAGGAAAATTTCTTGTCTTTGAAAGATTACAGCACAGATGAAATTATGGATTTACTAAATCTCGCCATTGAATTAAAAAAACCTGAAAACAAATATTTACCGCTGTTACAAGGCAAAGTGCTGGGCATGATTTTCGAAAAATCTTCGACGCGTACGCGTGTTTCATTTGAAGCTGGTATGCTTCAACTTGGTGGCAACGCTATGTTCTTGAGTTCACAAGACACACAACTTGGACGTGGAGAAACCATTGCTGATACCGGACGTGTTTTGTCAGGTTATTTAGACGGGCTAATGATTCGTACGTTTCATCAATCTAGCGTTCAAGAACTAGCAGATTTTAGTTCAATTCCTGTCATTAACGGATTAACTGATGACTATCATCCGTGCCAAGTGATGGCTGATTTGATGACGATACTTGAGCATTTCGGTACCTTAAAAGGTAAAAAAATGGCCTATATCGGAGACGGCAATAATGTAGCTAACTCGTTAATGATCGGTGCCGCTAAAGTCGGCATGGATATAAGCATTGCTTCTCCAATCGCCTATGCTCCAAAACCAGAAATGATCGCTTTAGCAAAACAGATCGCACAATACACCGGTTCAACCATTGAAATTACAGACAACCCAGAACAAGCAGTTAGTGGAAGTGACGCCATTTATACGGATGTCTGGGCAAGTATGGGACAAGAGCAGGAAACCATTGAACGTTTCCAACATTTCCAAGGCTTTCAAGTAAACGAAAACCTCGTCAAACACGCTAAGACCGATTACATCTTCATGCATTGTTTGCCCGCTCACCGTGAGGAAGAAGTGACCACTGCTATTTTAGAAGGTCCGCACTCCGTCATTTTCCAGCAATCTGAAAATCGGTTGCATGCACAAAAAGCAATTCTCGTTGCATTGATGGCTGATAAATAA
- a CDS encoding FtsB family cell division protein, translating into MYNNDKVSMEGERVMSLKRDNKAEKREVTSIRNDYVRSVEVEEARKSAHRVRLFRRLSVFGLMILVATIWIGSTIYAQTQTISEKAQLREEALMELKEVEKQQDQLQEQILLLNDEEYLAKLARKDYFLSEEGEIIFTTPHDENKDEEKPAEKE; encoded by the coding sequence ATGTATAATAATGACAAAGTTAGTATGGAAGGAGAGCGGGTCATGAGTTTGAAGAGAGACAACAAGGCGGAAAAGCGCGAAGTCACCTCAATTCGCAATGACTATGTCCGTTCGGTAGAAGTAGAGGAAGCACGCAAATCGGCTCACAGAGTACGATTATTTAGAAGACTGTCAGTTTTTGGATTAATGATTCTGGTGGCTACGATTTGGATTGGTTCGACTATTTATGCACAAACACAAACAATCTCTGAAAAAGCACAACTTCGTGAGGAAGCACTGATGGAACTTAAAGAAGTTGAAAAGCAGCAAGATCAGCTACAAGAACAGATTTTGTTATTAAATGACGAAGAGTATTTAGCTAAGCTGGCACGTAAGGATTACTTTCTTTCAGAAGAAGGAGAGATCATTTTTACCACGCCACATGATGAAAATAAAGATGAAGAAAAACCAGCAGAAAAAGAGTAG